The following coding sequences are from one Lolium rigidum isolate FL_2022 chromosome 6, APGP_CSIRO_Lrig_0.1, whole genome shotgun sequence window:
- the LOC124663683 gene encoding GDSL esterase/lipase At1g09390-like produces the protein MASAMSAAGASALWLALVLAVVAPVVLALTLSLPAASAAGFSCRPGARPVVFNFGDSNSDTGGMAAAKGWHITPPEGRAFFHHPTGRFCDGRLIIDFLCESLNISYLSPYLKAVGSNYSNGVNFAIGGSTTLPRDVLFSLHIQVQEFFFFKARSMELINQGQEAPIDAQGFENALYTIDIGQNDVNGLLSNLPYDQVVAKFPPILAEIKDAVQMLYANGSRNFWIHGTGALGCLPQKLSIARKNDSDIDQNGCLKTYNRAAVSFNAALGSLCNDLNVQLKNATVVYTDLFAIKYDLVANHTKYGFDRPLMTCCGYGGPPYNYDITRSCQSPNATVCTDGSKFVSWDGVHLTEAANAVAAAAILSSAYSIPKLKFDQFCKV, from the exons ATGGC GTCGGCAATGTCGGCAGCGGGCGCCAGCGCACTATGGCTCGCCCTCGTGCTAGCGGTGGTGGCGCCAGTGGTGCTGGCACTGACGCTCTCACTGCCGGCGGCGTCCGCGGCCGGGTTCAGCTGCCGGCCCGGTGCCCGGCCGGTGGTGTTCAACTTCGGGGACTCCAACTCTGACACGGGCGGCATGGCGGCGGCCAAGGGGTGGCACATCACGCCGCCGGAGGGCCGCGCCTTCTTCCACCACCCCACCGGCCGCTTCTGCGACGGCCGGCTCATCATCGACTTCCTCT GTGAAAGCTTGAACATAAGCTATTTGAGCCCTTATTTGAAGGCGGTGGGTTCCAATTACAGTAACGGAGTAAATTTCGCCATAGGAGGTTCGACGACATTACCACGCGACGTTcttttttcattgcatatacaggTTCAGGAATTCTTTTTCTTCAAAGCAAGATCCatggaactcatcaatcaag GCCAGGAAGCTCCAATTGATGCACAAGGGTTCGAAAATGCTCTATATACCATAGATATAGGACAGAATGATGTTAACGGTCTTCTATCCAACTTGCCTTACGACCAAGTAGTCGCCAAATTCCCGCCAATACTCGCCGAGATTAAGGATGCTGTTCAG ATGCTGTATGCCAACGGGAGTCGGAACTTCTGGATACACGGAACAGGGGCTCTTGGTTGCCTGCCTCAGAAGCTTTCTATTGCGCGTAAAAATGACAGCGATATTGATCAGAATGGTTGCCTCAAGACATACAACAGAGCTGCAGTCTCGTTCAATGCAGCGCTTGGAAGCCTCTGCAACGATCTGAACGTGCAGTTGAAAAACGCGACCGTTGTGTACACCGATCTTTTCGCTATCAAGTATGACCTTGTGGCTAACCACACGAAATACG GTTTCGACAGGCCGTTGATGACGTGCTGCGGGTACGGAGGGCCACCTTACAACTACGATATTACCAGAAGCTGCCAGTCTCCGAATGCGACGGTCTGCACTGACGGCTCGAAGTTTGTCAGCTGGGACGGCGTGCACCTCACGGAGGCTGCCAATGCCGTTGCAGCTGCAGCCATACTGAGCTCTGCATACTCCATACCCAAGCTCAAGTTTGACCAGTTCTGCAAAGTCTGA